The window TTTTTCTGCGTAACCCTTTAGTTTTTGTACCATAGAAAAGAGTCCGTTTCGTCTGGAGATGGATAAAAACTTTGCGAGCCCAACTTCTTCGATGAAACCGAGTGAGGCATTCGCTATATCTTCTGGACTTTGTCCTGAAAATACTCGTATGAGAATTGCAATTAATCCTTTTGTGAGAGCAGTATCACTATCGGCATCAAATTCTAATCTGCCTTC of the Leptospira biflexa serovar Patoc strain 'Patoc 1 (Paris)' genome contains:
- a CDS encoding SufE family protein, coding for MKQNIEEIQKEIVSEFSELTDWEEKFQYLIELGEELPKFPDEKRTEEYLVPGCQSRVWVAPKLTEGRLEFDADSDTALTKGLIAILIRVFSGQSPEDIANASLGFIEEVGLAKFLSISRRNGLFSMVQKLKGYAEKV